A region from the Lolium perenne isolate Kyuss_39 chromosome 4, Kyuss_2.0, whole genome shotgun sequence genome encodes:
- the LOC127347496 gene encoding uncharacterized protein: MKALIYNLRGFGSGGRRTQLKDYMKQHRLDILGLQETIRQDFSMAELRSLECGGQFAWNWLPADGHSGGLLLGFRDECFEVGSWKKGTFFLSATVFQRKTRLNWCFFLVYGPADHRRTDEFLVELEREVLAAPFPVVVGGDFNLIRTAGDKSNDNICWPRVRRFNEAIATMALRELCRVGARLPGPIGN, translated from the coding sequence ATGAAAGCCCTCATTTACAATTTGCGTGGGTTCGGCAGTGGGGGCCGGCGCACACAGTTGAAGGATTACATGAAGCAGCACCGTCTGGACATCCTCGGCCTTCAGGAGACTATTCGACAGGATTTCTCGATGGCGGAGCTTCGTAGCCTGGAGTGTGGGGGACAGTTTGCTTGGAATTGGCTTCCAGCAGACGGACACTCAGGGGGCCTTCTCCTCGGCTTTCGGGATGAATGCTTCGAGGTAGGTTCGTGGAAGAAGGGGACATTCTTCCTTAGCGCCACGGTGTTTCAGCGGAAGACCAGGCTGAACTGGTGCTTCTTCCTTGTCTATGGGCCTGCGGATCACCGCAGGACAGACGAGTTCCTTGTTGAGCTGGAACGGGAAGTTCTAGCGGCTCCTTTCCCAGTTGTGGTTGGAGGGGACTTTAACCTCATTCGCACGGCTGGCGACAAGAGCAACGACAACATTTGCTGGCCTAGGGTGCGCCGGTTTAATGAGGCCATTGCCACTATGGCTCTGCGGGAACTTTGCCGGGTTGGCGCTAGGCTACCTGGACCAATAGGCAACTGA
- the LOC127294927 gene encoding uncharacterized protein, which yields MASANTGGFRLVRCPKCLNILPEPANVSVYQCGGCNTTLRAKVRPGSAQNVATKQVQQDSGDHSVITPVSNGASTKQVRQDSGSYSVVTSVGNGVSPQSKELDSIGAALDDPCTPDTPCTEAEHESNGFGSNEDGDAIPAEKNVLEVEITECNEHDSSDGRDTDGEMEELAALIHGTHIGSDNEENITVERSAESPEACTVGEEDEEERSLKASQPLSDGRGSPVNSPESEQSGACKTEAAAGTRRKLVRVQSRSCDLREGARVSVDSLDFHSSRTSFQSKSFRASEPLESKIMKTVDELKDDLSEIFSKPSSDCKPRAHPARPLKQDGYRPHVAIASSQPLTAYHPTTKHSGIASRLSRSGQVAPHGHGLPLPRYRRHSAYSYGHSGQMEMRPCPHQCYHHSCGPPCCSSWKQETAPQKPQAKKTKRRPPPKNLCRPVLRGAPFVLCSNCLRLVQLPTGFAIPSRGTRRLQCGSCSKVLSYSYRDPSRKKLQSPFGGDESSVDDYGNQQVDDEYNADAHQADPYSYSEEYGISAGASYSTEDGQPLHVSRNSSFNTIDERSAKESKLHRLMGYSSASELMRRSPDLYESFSRRAPNARAYDMKGKGVCVTGDDSSAKHIAVKSKAKERSVGLTFQGMFKKRIH from the exons ATGGCAAGTGCAAACACGGGAGGGTTCCGCCTCGTGAGGTGCCCAAAGTGTCTCAACATCCTACCAGAGCCTGCAAATGTTTCAGTCTACCAGTGCGGTGGATGCAACACCACTCTTCGAG CTAAAGTCCGTCCTGGCAGTGCACAAAATGTGGCCACAAAACAGGTTCAGCAAGACTCCGGCGATCACTCTGTTATTACACCTGTGAGCAATGGAGCGTCCACAAAACAAGTTAGGCAAGACTCGGGCAGCTACTCTGTTGTTACCTCGGTTGGCAATGGGGTGTCTCCTCAAAGCAAGGAACTGGATTCCATTGGTGCTGCCCTGGATGATCCCTGCACTCCAGATACTCCATGCACCGAGGCCGAGCACGAGAGCAATGGCTTTGGAAGCAATGAGGATGGTGATGCCATTCCAGCTGAGAAGAATGTGTTGGAGGTTGAAATTACCGAGTGCAATGAACACGACAGTTCTGATGGAAGGGACACCGATGGAGAAATGGAAGAGCTTGCTGCCCTCATACATGGCACGCATATAGGTTCTGACAATGAAGAGAACATCACTGTGGAGCGAAGTGCAGAGAGTCCAGAGGCTTGCACAGTAggagaagaggatgaagaggaacGCAGTCTGAAAGCCTCACAGCCCTTGTCTGATGGAAGAGGATCGCCTGTCAATTCGCCAGAATCTGAGCAGAGTGGAGCATGCAAAACTGAAGCTGCTGCAGGCACGAGAAGGAAGCTCGTAAGGGTGCAATCTCGATCTTGTGATCTCCGAGAAGGGGCTAGAGTGTCGGTTGACTCGCTTGATTTCCACTCCTCTCGGACTTCATTCCAGTCAAAGAGCTTCAGGGCAAGTGAACCCCTTGAATCAAAGATCATGAAGACGGTGGATGAATTGAAAGATGACCTGTCCGAAATTTTCAGTAAACCATCTTCTGACTGCAAGCCAAGGGCACACCCTGCACGTCCTCTGAAACAAGATGGTTACAGGCCTCATGTTGCCATCGCATCCAGCCAACCTCTTACAGCTTATCATCCTACTACCAAGCATTCTGGCATTGCATCTCGTCTGAGTCGGTCTGGCCAAGTTGCTCCTCATGGCCATGGGCTACCCTTACCGCGGTATCGTCGACACAGTGCTTATTCGTACGGTCACAGTGGGCAAATGGAGATGAGACCATGCCCTCACCAATGCTACCACCATAGCTGCGGGCCACCTTGTTGCAGCTCCTGGAAACAAGAAACTGCACCACAGAAGCCACAAGCCAAGAAGACCAAGCGGCGGCCTCCACCGAAAAATCTCTGTCGACCAGTCCTAAGGGGCGCGCCATTCGTCCTTTGCTCGAACTGCCTCAGGCTGGTCCAGTTGCCCACCGGTTTTGCCATTCCAAGCAGAGGAACACGCCGGCTGCAGTGTGGCTCCTGCTCAAAAGTTCTCTCCTACTCTTACAGAGACCCAAGCAGAAAGAAACTTCAGTCACCATTTGGGGGGGATGAGTCCAGCGTAGATGACTACGGAAATCAGCAGGTAGATGATGAGTACAACGCTGATGCCCATCAAGCTGACCCATACTCGTACTCGGAAGAGTACGGTATCTCAGCTGGTGCAAGCTATTCTACCGAGGACGGACAACCCCTGCATGTGTCAAGGAACTCGTCTTTCAACACCATCGATGAAAGAAGTGCCAAGGAGTCTAAGCTTCACCGGTTGATGGGGTACTCTTCAGCGAGTGAGCTGATGCGGCGTTCTCCTGATCTCTATGAGAGTTTCAGCAGACGAGCACCTAATGCAAGAGCATATGACATGAAGGGGAAAGGCGTTTGCGTGACCGGTGATGATTCAAGTGCAAAACATATTGCAGTGAAATCAAAAGCAAAAGAGAGAAGTGTAGGCTTGACATTCCAAGGAATGTTCAAGAAAAGGATTCATTGA
- the LOC127294928 gene encoding uncharacterized protein, with protein MARRSGLLAKQVISVSSARSLGFVSQLWVDPASWAVALVEVRPSLLSGDAEKFLFEDIYQVGDVVLVEDESVVENEFKLAGLHGLVGYNVVTSRRRNVGKVRGFTFNINSGVVESLELDSFGLTIVPASLVSTYCLFVEDVLDIVSDTIVVHEDAVSRVQRLTQGIWGTQNIQGPGDQMGEYSRYGRRRSRPVKKQSSRGKSVGRNLPRKTKDLEDEWELPMEY; from the exons ATGGCGAGGCGGTCGGGGCTGCTCGCGAAGCAGGTGATCAGCGTCAGCTCGGCGCGGAGCCTCGGGTTCGTGTCGCAGCTCTGGGTCGACCCCGCGTCG TGGGCTGTTGCACTGGTTGAAGTGAGGCCAAGCTTGCTTTCAGGAGATGCTGAGAAATTCCTTTTTGAGGATATATATCAG GTTGGGGATGTTGTGCTTGTTGAGGATGAATCTGTGGTTGAGAACGAATTTAAGCTAGCTGGTCTGCACGGCTTG GTTGGCTACAATGTTGTAACTTCCAGGCGGCGCAATGTCGGTAAG GTGCGAGGCTTCACCTTTAACATTAACTCAGGTGTTGTGGAGTCCCTTGAGCTTGATTCATTTGGGCTTACAATTGTCCCTGCTAGCCTG GTAAGCACGTACTGTTTGTTTGTCGAAGATGTGCTTGACATAGTTTCTGATACAATAGTGGTGCATGAAGATGCAGTCTCTCGTGTTCAGCGGTTGACACAG GGCATCTGGGGCACACAAAATATTCAAGGGCCCGGAGATCAGATGGGCGAGTACAGTAGATATGGAAGGCGAAGATCTAGGCCTGTTAAGAAACAAAGTAGCCGGGGAAAGTCCGTGGGCCGAAATCTCCCTAGGAAAACGAAGGATCTGGAGGATGAGTGGGAACTGCCAATGGAATACTGA